TGATAAACTCATCAAGTACATTTCAGCCAATGGCCATGGTAGTTGGAGCTCAGTCCCGAGACTTGCCGGTAACTTAATTGCTCACTTCGATCTATTTCCTTTGATGATCGATCATACGTCTGAGTTGCACTCGCTCTCATGTGTTCTATGTGTttaattttcttccttttgaccTTTCTTataattcccccccccccccccccccccccccccccccccccccccccccccaaaaaaaaaaaaaaaacggccTACTTATTTTTCAGGTTAACCCTAGTACGTACATATGAACTTTTAATTTCCAGATTCGCaactatgtattttttttacttctttttgtaTATACGCATGCATGACGCAGGCCTACAGAGATGTGGAAAGAGCTGCAGACTAAGATGGATAAATTATCTCAGGCCAGATTTAAAACGCGGGAGCTTCTCTTCCCAAGAAGAAGCCCTCGTCATTGAACTCCATAGAATTCTTGGTAACAGGTAGATTTTCTCTTTCTTACTCTTCATCAGCTTGTAATTGCTTTAATTAGCCATCATCACGGCACTCATCGTGGTTTATGATGATCGGTACGTTGTTCATGCAAAAGGGAAAGTTTTTTGGACAGGTGGTCTCGGATAGCCAAGCACCTACCTGGAAGAACAGATAATGAGGTGAAGAATTTATGGAATACAAGCATAAAGAAGAAGCTCCTGTCAGGTACTGATGGCGCCGTTCCTGCTTTAGGAACCTTTCCTGTTATTCATCAGTACAATCCTAGTACAGGTTCAGATGAAGCTGGTTTCTTACCTCTAAATGATCCGAACCCTAACTTGATCCTAAAATCTCAACAATATCAGCTACAGTACTTTACCCCTCCAATCACGATGCTACAAGATTTAGATCATCATGGTGAACAGAGCAATAACTTTCGTCCCAGTACTTGGGTTCATTTTCCAACTCTAATCCCATACTCATCAGATTCATGCAGTAGTATTACTTGGTCGctagggtatgatcatgctcaACCTCATGACGATTCAGTAGTACTAATTGATCCCAATCAAGAAGAAGATCATCAGAATTTCAGCCTGAGATCAGCACCAGTTCCGCATGATGATAGAATTGGCCTAATTATCAATAATCCAAGTATCACAGATCAACCGCCTAATAATAATGCAGCAATATTGGCACCCGAAATGCCGGAACTCTATGAAATCATCAATTGCGGTATTAGAGTTGGCAGCAAGAGCGCATGCACCTCCTTCACCAGAAATTAATTAACAGTACTGCGTCCGGCCACCTGCTAGACACTAATGTTGATGAAGCTTCTACTTGGGTCTTGTCCACGTGATTCATCCACAAGCTAGATATTCCAGCCATTCAAACGGAGTACTATAtacattaattattacaacGTCGTGCCatcatatatatagtcatgCTCTACATCATTGCCACCACtaggagctagctagctgcatatATATGGAACAGCCTGCCGTTTGTCTCTAAGCGAAATCTGTCTTCAGTCTGGGTAGTCTGGACATGGTATGGCCGTACTTTGAATCTTTGATTGCACTAGTATAGGAACACTAGAGTACTGCAGTACTGGCGCTAGCTAGTTCAAGCTATTTAGCctatacaaattaaataataatgtgtGGGTTAATTTCTTGACATGTCTGTAAACCTAGTACTAgctcaatatatattttactatgaAATACTCTGATCATCATTAATCTGATCcgtagatatatatttttttattccaagcTAGCTAGTTGGTTATGTAGTACTACTatctatacacacacacacatgtttGAGCTAATCCCAGCCTTCATGATCTTATAATCTTGATCTAACTAGCTAGGTTAGTTGCTAagtaatattatacatatgtCATTTGATATAAAAATCATCGGAGAATATAGATCTCACTTAACATGTATGGTGGAGATATAATTCGAAGGGACGTGCAGCTGCTTGATGCGAGATACAGGTATCTAATTATGTACGTCCTCCATAGTGCTCATGTGTGCTCGTTATAAAAGCCTTTAATTCGCTCCCTCAGGGGCATATCTATCTATTCATTCATTGTTTCATGTATCGAGTGTAAGGTGGttactaattaattagtacaTGACGAACGTTTGATATAAAAGATCAGGGATCAACGTGTAGGctgcatatatttatatatatatacacacaccatGTATAGgatcagtagtactagtactactaaaattagttttattaacACCTAAGTacgtagtatatatatatatatatatatatatatatatgcatgggtaCATATGTGgaaacaataatattgaaacGATGAATAGTTgcttaattaaaaacataaactgCATATGGGgaaacaataatattgaaacGATGAATAGTtgtttaattaaaaacataaactgCATATATGTACGTAGACTGTAGGACTGCGCCCCTTCGAATTTCAGTACTACTAGACCCTAGCTTATTATAAGAATTAATTAACTGATCTCAAGTGATTTCAATTGCTATATATGTACCTGCGCGCATGTAAAGCATCAGGACCGAAATATATAGGTAATTAACGAAGAACCCAATAACAGAAAGTCTCTACCCTCATGCAAACGATCTAATTCCCATGTAGGGAAATTGTAGTAAAATTGTGGAGGCCGGAAATGAGAAAAATGCAGTGGGAAGAAAGTCTTGATCAGTCTTTGGTCTTGATCATGCATGgattgataattaaatattaggATTACTAAAGTTTATGTTTAAACTCTAGAGTCAAGAATATGAAAGAGATCATAGCTAGCTAGATTTATGGTTTGCAATACTGTTTATGTATTGCTAATTACTAATTAACTGTGTAATTTTTTGGCGTTATACATTAACactcaacaaatatatattatatgaccTATTTCATGTATTTATCTCTCTTTTAGTCTAGAATATCCTaaagtttaataaaagaaaactcTAAGGGTTTTGACTTAGAGGAATtttatgcatcagtcactattcactttcaTACTCCAcacctttaattttattttgatttttataaggtgtgtgggtattttttataaggtatgaGTGTGAAAGTAAATAGTGACATATACATAGAATTCCTCTTTGAATTAACTTGCATTGCTAATGGACTAGTACATATATAGTAATTAGCattctaataataaattataatgttcatGGGTTCGCATTTTAGTACGTCgtaatcaataaatatttaaacttcTTCATGCTACGTGCATTACTGAATTGAAGTATTAATTGATAAACAAAAACTCTATGTGCAGCCATTTTTGTGTATCTATTGTACATTCCACTAATGTAATTGGGTgcgttactttttttaatataaaataacccTTTTGGTCAATCACATTAGTGGAGTGTacataaattacaaaaaaataactatatgtagtataagttataactcaTGAGTTGTGGCCGGATTTCAAAT
Above is a genomic segment from Juglans microcarpa x Juglans regia isolate MS1-56 chromosome 1D, Jm3101_v1.0, whole genome shotgun sequence containing:
- the LOC121260487 gene encoding transcription factor MYB26-like isoform X1, with protein sequence MGHHSCCNKQKVKKGLWSPEEDDKLIKYISANGHGSWSSVPRLAGLQRCGKSCRLRWINYLRPDLKRGSFSSQEEALVIELHRILGNSFLDRWSRIAKHLPGRTDNEVKNLWNTSIKKKLLSGTDGAVPALGTFPVIHQYNPSTGSDEAGFLPLNDPNPNLILKSQQYQLQYFTPPITMLQDLDHHGEQSNNFRPSTWVHFPTLIPYSSDSCSSITWSLGYDHAQPHDDSVVLIDPNQEEDHQNFSLRSAPVPHDDRIGLIINNPSITDQPPNNNAAILAPEMPELYEIINCGIRVGSKSACTSFTRN
- the LOC121260487 gene encoding transcription factor MYB26-like isoform X2, which encodes MGHHSCCNKQKVKKGLWSPEEDDKLIKYISANGHGSWSSVPRLAGLQRCGKSCRLRWINYLRPDLKRGSFSSQEEALVIELHRILGNRWSRIAKHLPGRTDNEVKNLWNTSIKKKLLSGTDGAVPALGTFPVIHQYNPSTGSDEAGFLPLNDPNPNLILKSQQYQLQYFTPPITMLQDLDHHGEQSNNFRPSTWVHFPTLIPYSSDSCSSITWSLGYDHAQPHDDSVVLIDPNQEEDHQNFSLRSAPVPHDDRIGLIINNPSITDQPPNNNAAILAPEMPELYEIINCGIRVGSKSACTSFTRN
- the LOC121260487 gene encoding transcription factor MYB24-like isoform X3 — its product is MYFFYFFLYIRMHDAGLQRCGKSCRLRWINYLRPDLKRGSFSSQEEALVIELHRILGNSFLDRWSRIAKHLPGRTDNEVKNLWNTSIKKKLLSGTDGAVPALGTFPVIHQYNPSTGSDEAGFLPLNDPNPNLILKSQQYQLQYFTPPITMLQDLDHHGEQSNNFRPSTWVHFPTLIPYSSDSCSSITWSLGYDHAQPHDDSVVLIDPNQEEDHQNFSLRSAPVPHDDRIGLIINNPSITDQPPNNNAAILAPEMPELYEIINCGIRVGSKSACTSFTRN
- the LOC121260487 gene encoding transcription factor MYB24-like isoform X4; the protein is MYFFYFFLYIRMHDAGLQRCGKSCRLRWINYLRPDLKRGSFSSQEEALVIELHRILGNRWSRIAKHLPGRTDNEVKNLWNTSIKKKLLSGTDGAVPALGTFPVIHQYNPSTGSDEAGFLPLNDPNPNLILKSQQYQLQYFTPPITMLQDLDHHGEQSNNFRPSTWVHFPTLIPYSSDSCSSITWSLGYDHAQPHDDSVVLIDPNQEEDHQNFSLRSAPVPHDDRIGLIINNPSITDQPPNNNAAILAPEMPELYEIINCGIRVGSKSACTSFTRN